GCCGCCGAACATCGAGGCGACGAGGAGCATGGCAAGCAGGATGCCGCTCCAGATCATCACACTCTTCATCCAGGGGTTGCCCTGCGGTTCCTTGTCGTCCTGCATTCGGAATCTTTCCTCAACGGCGCGGCACTGCGCTCCTATCCCCAACAAGATAGGATAATCCGGTTAAATGACAATGAGGCAATCAGCCCTTTTTCGGCGCTTTCCGTCGTGGTGCCGCGGAAATGCGCCAAATCGTCCCTTCGAGGCCGCGAACCGCGTCGATCAGCAACGCGCCAACCATCGCGCGGCGCCCTTCGTGCATCGCCGCGATCACGCCGTCGAGCGATGCGCCGCGCAGCACGAGTTGCGGTGCATTGGCGCGCAGGCGCAGCGCAACGATGCGGCGGAACATCTCCGCCGGATAGTCATCGTTGCGGATGACCGCGATATCCGACGCGTCGGGCCAGGAGGCGATCAGCCTTTCGACCGCCCAGTCGAGCGCCTCGTCGGCTTCCGCCAGCCATGCTGCCGAGTTCGCCGCGGCGACGGGGTCGAGTGCGGTTTGCGCCCGTAGCGCATGGCGCAGGCGCGCGCGGTCGAAGCGGTCGTCGCTGTTCGACGGATCATCGACGAAGGGCAGGTCGTTTTCGAGGGCGAGATGAACGAGTTCGCTGCGGCGCCATTGAAGGAGCGGACGCAGGATCACGCCGTTCTTCGCGCGGATCGCGGCGAGACCGCCGACCCCGCTCGACCGGTTGAGCCGCATGACGATCGTCTCGAGCTGATCGTCGGCATGATGTGCGGTGACGATATGATTGAGGGCATTCGCCTCACGCCATTGTTCGAGCAGGCGATAACGTTCGGTGCGCGCGGCGGCCTGCTGCGATCCTGTAATCGGTGCCGAGGGGCGCAGCGTCGAGTGCGGAATATGTTCGCGCTCGCAGAAGCCCGCGACCATCCGCGCCTCTTCGTCCGAGCCCTTGCGCAGGCCATGATCGACCGTTGCCGCCCAGATCTGACCGGGAAGCAGCGATGCCATCAGCCAGAGCAGCGCCATGCTGTCGGGGCCGCCCGACACGGCGACGCCATAATGGAGGCGGTGCCAGCCGGGCCCAAGGAGGGCAAGCAGGTCGCCGGCGAGACGGCCGGCGACGTCGCGATCAGCAGCCTGCTTTTGTTTTTGCGGCGGCAGCATCGGTGCGGACATCCTGTGGCGCCTTGTCGCCATAGACTTCATCGAGTTCGCGGAACGCCTTGCATGCGTCGGCCTTGCGTCCGAGCTTGTCGAGCGCGACGCCCATATACATCAGGCTGTGCGGCGCGCGCGCGCCGCTCGGGCGATCCTTGTAATTATTATAGAAAGCGACAGCGGCGAGGCTCGGCTTGCCTTCGTCGAGATAGGCGCGGCCGAGCAAATTCTGCGCAAAGCTGGCCTGGCTGCTCTTCGGCCATTTGGTCACAACGGTCTTCAATTGGGCCTGCGCCTCGGGATAGAGCTTCGCTTCCCACAGGCGGTAGCCATAGTCATAGGCGTCCTTGGTCTCGTTGCCGCTCGCCGGAACCTCGACCTTCTTGACGAGCGCGAGCCGTGCGGCGTCGGTGGTAGCGGGCTTCGCCGCGGGCTTGTCGGCAGGCTTTTTCACCGTCGTGGTTGAGGCAGCCGGGGGCTTCACCGTCGGCGCGAGGCTGGCGGGTGTCGCCGCCGGTTCGGTGACCACCGCGGGATCGGCAAAGCGCTTCTCCACCTCGGCCTTATAGGCGGTAAACTGCTTTTCGAGTTCGCGCAGATGGAAGGCGTTCTGCTCGGTCTGGCCGGTCAGCGTCTGCAGTTGCGATTCGAGTGCGTCGACGCGCGCGGTCAGGTCGATCACCGGCGCGTTGGTGCGCGCGCGCTCGCCGGGCGTGTTGTCGGGCGCGATCTCACCCTCGAAGAAGGTCGGGCTGCCGCCGGGGAAGACCGAACGCTGGACCGCGCGCATTTCCTTTTCGAGCCGTTCGACGCGCTTGACCACCGTATTGTCCTGCGCGGCGGCGGGCATGGCCGCTGCGAGCGCGATCGTTGCGGCCCCAAGGAAATTAATCTGACGCATCATCATCTGCCGTTCGGTCCTCGATTATTAACCAATATGGTCGTCCATAACGCGGCAAAGCGCCGCAGCGCAAACCCATTTCGGCGCGCTGCGGTCTCGGCCGGCCCGGATGACGGGAAGGCTCAGCCCTTGGGGCGCGGTGCCGTGGCCGGGGGCGCCGTGCCTGCCGCGCCACTGCCGCCGGCGCGTGCGATCAGATCGGCGGGCTTCAGCGAGACATTCTTGACCAGCGTATCGGCAGCGCCGATCGGGCCCACGTCGCGGCCACCGACCGTGACCTTGAGTGCCTGCGGGATGCTGGTGCGCAGCGTGAACTGTTCGATATATTCGGGCGGAACCTGATAGGTCTCGCCCGCATCGAGCGTGCGCCAATTCTCGGTCTTGCCCTTGGCGTCGTCGAAGCCGATCCAGACTTCCGACAGGCCGGTGAGAACCACAGGTGCGTTCGCCGCGACGGCGGCCGCGCTGCCGGCCTTGGTCGCGGGCGTTGCCGCGGCATCGTTCTGCGGCGCTTCGGACGCATCGGCGTCGCGGTTCTGCGCTGCGATCAGCGCCTCGTCGGGCTCGACGGACAGGAAGCGCCAAACGCCATAGGCCGAGGCCAGCAGCAGCGTGATAATGACGAGTGTCCACGTCAGCCGCGCAGTGGGCAGGCGTGCCGGGTCGGTCGGTTCATAGGCCTCGTAAAGCGGACGCGAACCATAGGCGTCTTCTTCGAGTTCCTGGCGGATGGCGGCGCCGATTTCCGCTTCCGGAAGATCGACGGCACGGGCGTAGGCGCGGGCGAAGCCGGTGACATAAGTCCGGCCCGGAAGTTCCGAATAATCCGACTTTTCTATTGCGGCGAGATGGCGTTGGGTGATCCGCGTGCGCGTCGCGACATCGGCGAGCGACAGCCCCGCAGCCTCCCGCGCCAGCCGAAGCCGATCGCCGGTGCGCGTGATCGCCAACTCGCCCTGTTCGGGGGCGACGTCTTCATCTGCCATTACTGTCTCCGTGCCGGCCGTTTGACCCAGATCGACCGTGTCGTCCGTTCATCGCATTGACGGCGCGCGAAAGTCAAATGAAGTTCGGTAAACGGACGGCTGAAAAGAAGCGGAATCAAGACCGTCTGCGAGTTGGTGCCATCGTTTTCGCGGTTGGGCGCGCGAAAGCCTCCTTCGGGTAGGGACGGGCATTCAAACTATGCGTCGCCCCCGCCTTCGCGGGGACGACGACGGGTTCCGGCCGCTGGCCGACCTCAGCGGTTAAAGCACATATTTGCTGAGGTCGGTGTCGCCGACGACGTCGGCAAGCTGGCTGTCGACATAGGCGGCGTCGATATCGAGCGTCGTGCCGGGTGCGTCCTCGGCGGTGAAGCTGATTTCCTCGACCAGTCGCTCCATGATCGTCTGGAGGCGGCGCGCGCCGATATTTTCGACCTTCTCATTCACATCCGCCGCAAGCTTTGCAACGCGTGCGATCGCGTCGGGAGTAAAGTTCAGCGTCACGCCCTCGGTGCCGAGGAGCGCCACATATTGTTCGGGCAGCCCCGCCTTGGTCTCGCTGAGGATCCGCACGAAATCCTCCTCGGTCAGCGCGCCGAGTTCGACGCGGATCGGCAAGCGGCCCTGCAATTCGGGGAGGAGGTCGCTGGGTTTCGCGACATGAAAGGCGCCCGAGGCGATGAAGAGGATATGGTCGGTCTTCATCGGGCCATATTTGGTCGCGACGGTCGTGCCCTCGATCAGCGGCAGCAGGTCGCGCTGGACGCCTTCGCGGCTCACCGATCCGCCGCGCACATCGCTGACCGCGATCTTGTCGATCTCGTCGAGGAAGACGATGCCATTGGCCTCGGCATCGGCGAGCGCGACGCGCGCGACATCGTCCTGATCGAGACGCTTATCCTGCTCTTCTTCGATCAGGCGGGTCGCGGCTTCGATCACCTTCAGCTTGCGGCGCTTCTTGGGCGGGCCGCCCATCGCCTTGCCGAGCATGTCGGACAGGTTGATCATGCTCATCTGGCCGGGCTGGCCGGGCAGCTCGAAGTTCATGCTGGGCGCGTCGGCGACCTCGATCTCGACTTCGCTGTCGTCGAGATGGCCTTCGCGGATGCGCTGGCGAAAGCTCTGGCGCGTCGCCTCGCTCGCGCCCTTGCCGGTAAGCGCGTCGAGCAGGCGCTCCATCGCGGCCTCTTCGGCGGCGGCGCGCACGGCTTCGCGGCGGCGGTCCTTTTCGAGCCGCACGGCTTCCTCGACAAGGTCGCGCGCGATCTGTTCGACGTCGCGGCCGACATAGCCGACCTCGGTGAATTTGGTCGCTTCGACCTTGATGAAGGGGGCGTCCGCGAGTTTGGCGAGACGACGCGAAATCTCGGTCTTGCCGCAGCCGGTGGGGCCGATCATCAGGATATTCTTGGGGCTCACCTCGTCGCGCAGGTCGGCCGACAATTGCTGGCGGCGCCAGCGATTGCGGAGCGCGACGGCGACCGCGCGCTTCGCGGCGTTCTGGCCGATGATATGCGTGTCGAGGGCGGCGACGATCGCCTTCGGAGTCAGATCCTTGTTCATATGATTATGCCTGAATTTCGATGATTTCTTGGGTGAACTGGTCGTTGGTGTAGACGCAGATGTCGGCGGCGACTTCCATCGCCTTGCGGGTCAGCACCTCGGGATCCTTTTCATAATCGACGAGCGCGCGGGCAGCGGAGAGAGCGAAATTGCCGCCCGATCCGATCGCGGCAATGCCGCCCTTGGGCTCGAGCACGTCGCCGTTGCCGGTGATGACCAGCGTCACCTCCTTGTCGGCGACGATCATCATCGCCTCGAGGTTGCGGAGATATTTGTCGGTGCGCCAATCCTTGGCGAGTTCGACCGCGGCGCGCAGCAATTGGCCGTTATGGCGTTCGAGCTTGGCTTCGAGGCGTTCGAAGAGGGTGAAGGCGTCGGCGGTTGCGCCCGCGAAGCCGCCGATCACGCTGCCGTCGTGGAGGCGGCGGACCTTGCGGGCGTTGGGCTTCATCACCGTCTGGCCCATCGATACCTGACCGTCGCCGATGATGACGACCTTGTCGGCGCTGCGGGCAGAAAGGATGGTGGTTCCGTGCCAGGGCGCGGCACTTTGCGCATGGGGATTGGTCATGGCGCCGGATATGGGAGATGGCGGGCGGGGCCGCAAGGGGAGGGGGTTGTGGTCAGGCGGGCCAGGTCAGGAGCGCCCGGCCGCCCGCGTCGATTTCGATCGCCGACGGATCGGTGAAAAGCACCGCTTCTCCGAGACCCACGCTTTCGCCGGCGACGCGGCATCCGGCCGAGAGCGGAACGAAGGTCAGCTCGCCGGTAGCCTGTGCGAGAAGCGCCGGGTCGATCGGCGCGGCGAGCTGAGCAAGATGGAAATGCGGGCCGCTGACCAGCATATGATTGGCTTTCGAATCGACGACCGTGTCGCGCGGGTCGTGGACAGGACCGGGGTGCGAGACCTTGAGCCCCGCGTCGAGGTGCAATTCGCGCGGGCGGCCATAATCGTAGAGCCGGTATGTGCAGTCGACATTCTGCTGCACCTCGACCACGGTCAGGCCGGGGCCGATCGCGTGGATCGTGCCGGCGCGATTATAGACGAAGTCGTCGGTTTTCGACGGACGCCAATCGATCATGTCGACGATCGATCCGTCGAGCGCCGCATCGTGCAGAGCTTCGCGCGTTGTTTCGGCAGTGAGGCCGACGCCGAGTTCGGCACCTCGCTGCGCATCGAGGATCAGCCAGCACTCCTCCTTGCCGCGCGGGAAGCCCGCAGCCCGCGCGGCTTCGTCGTCGGGGTGAACCTGGATCGACAGTCGCTCCGACGTGAAAAGGAATTTGATCATGATCGGCGCATCGTCGCCGGCGGGGTTCGAGAACCAGATTTCGCCGATGCGGCGGCCGCCGAAATCGCCGAAGTCGCTCGGGATATCGGTGCGGCCCCACGGCTTTTCGACGACGATAGTTTCGAGACGAGTTAGCATCGGCCCAAAATGCGGGCGGGCTGCGGGAGCGTCAAGCGAAGAGCGTCACGCGGCCCTATGCAAACGATTGCCATTGCCGCCATTCGGCTGATCGAGCCACAGGCCGCGGGTGTCATAGACGATCTTGTCGCCGCGCTCCTCGATCGGGATCGACCGGAAAAGGTCATGGTCGACGAGGACGATGAGTAGGTCGCATTCGGCGAGCGCGCTGTCGAGGTCGATCAGTTCTGCGCCGGTGCCGGCGAATTCCATCGGCAGGCCGCGAGCGTAAGGCTCGACGATCTCGATCTGCTTGCCGAAGCGGCGGGCGAGTGCGGCGGCGACCTCGACCGCGGGGCTTTCGCGGAAATCGTCGATGTTCGGTTTGAAGGCGAGGCCGAGGCAGGCGACGCGCGCCTGCGGATGCTGCGAGACGAGCATTTCGGCAGCGCCGATGACATGCGCGGTCTTCGCCAGATTGACCTCGCGCGCGGTCCGGATCAGGCGGCTGTGATCGGGCGCGCCGTGAACGAGGAACCAGGGATCGACCGCAATGCAATGGCCGCCGACGCCGGGGCCGGGCTGCAGGATATTGACGCGGGGGTGGCGGTTGGCGAGGCGTATCACCTCCCACACGTCGACGCCCATATGCTCGGCCATCATCGACAGCTCGTTCGCGAAGGCGATGTTGACGTCGCGATAGCTGTTCTCGACCAGCTTCACCATTTCGGCGGCGCGCGCCGAGGTGGTGACGCAGGCGCCCCGCACGAACTGGCGATAGAAGGTCATCGCGCGGCGTGCGCAACGCGGCGTGATCCCGCCGATGCAGCGGTCGTTGTCGACGAGTTCGATCAGGATGCGGCCCGGAAGGACGCGTTCGGGGCAATAGGCGATGAAGATATCCGCGGCACCGGTGCAGGCGCCGGGGATTTTCAGGTCGGGGCGGAGCTCGGCGAGGAGTGCGGCGACCTTTTCGGTCGTCCCGACGGGCGAGGTCGATTCGAGGATGACGAGGTTGCCGGCGGCCAGCTTCGGCGCGATCGACCGGGCAGCCGAGAGCACATAGGCGATGTCGGGGCGATGTTCGTCGTCGTGCGGGGTCGGCACGGCGATGACGAACACGTCGGCGGGCGCGACTTCGGTCGAGGCGACGAGCGCGCCGCGCGACACGACGCCCTGGACGAGGCCGTCAAGGTCGACTTCCTCGATATGCACCTTGCCGTTGTTGACCGTGTCGACGACATGCTGGCTGACATCGACGCCGGTGACCTTGTTACCCGACCGTGCGATCAATGCCGCGGTAGGAAGTCCGATATAGCCCAGCCCGAGGACCGTGACTGTCTGTTCCGTATCAATGGGCACGCGCAACTATCTCCGCAATCTGTTTTGCCGCCGTGCCGTCGCCGAAGGGGTTATGGGCACGCGCCATGGCCGAATAGGCGTCCTTATCGTCCAGAAGCTTGAAAATTTCGGAAACAATACGCGCTTTGTCGGTTCCGACAAGCCGCGCGGTGCCCGCTTCGATGCCTTCGGGGCGTTCGGTCGTCTCGCGCATCACCAGCACAGGCTTGCCGAGCGCTGGGGCCTCTTCCTGTACACCGCCGCTGTCGGTGAGCACGAGTTCGGACGTCGCAAGCAGGCGGACGAAATGCGGATAATCGAGCGGGTCGATCAGCGCGACATTGTTGAGGCCGCCGAGGATCGGCTCCATCGCGGCGCGGACGTGCGGATTGGGATGGACGGGAAAGACGACCGCGACGTCGCTGCGCGCGGCGATGGCGGCGATGGCGTCGGCAATCGCTTTCATCCCGTCGCCGAAATTCTCGCGCCGGTGCGAGGTCACGGCGATGATCCGCTTGTCGGCAAAACGGTCGACCAACGGATCGAGCCCGGCGGCAAGGGCGGGCTCCTCGTCGATCCGTGCCCTTGTCGCGAGCAACGCGTCGATGACGGTGTTGCCGGTAACGTGGATGCGATCGGCGGGCACATTTTCGCCGCGAAGCGCGTCGGCGGCGGTTTCGGTCGGCGCGAAATGCAGGTCGGCGACCGCACCGGCGACCTTGCGGTTCACCTCCTCGGGCCAGGGATGGTAGATATTGCCGCTGCGCAGGCCAGCCTCGACATGGCCAACTGGAATCTTGTGGAAATAGGCCGAAAGCGTTGCCGCCATCGTCGTCAGCGTGTCGCCGTGAACAAGGATGCGGTCGGGCTTTTCGCGGTCGAACACGTCGCCAAGGCCGGTGACCAGCCGCGCCAGCAATCCGTCGAGCGTCTGGTTCGCCTGCATGACGTCGAGGTCGATGTCGGGGGTGATGCGGGCGATCTGCAAAACCTGGTCGAGCATTTCGCGGTGCTGGGCGGTAACGCAGACGCGCACATCGATTCCCGATTGAGCGCGCAGCGCATGAACGACGGGAAACATCTTGATCGCTTCCGGCCGCGTGCCGAAAACCGTCATTATTTTGCACGCGCTGCCCATATTTTCCGGTTTTCCTCTGGCACTTTCAAATGGCTGCTCGTCTATGAAATAGCGAAGTTTAGGATCGATTAACCCAATAGCGCATGAAAATTTCCGCTTGCCGCTACGATCCTCGTCCGGGGCTGGCGGATCGGGGCATGATCGGCTAGAGCGCGCCGCACCGGGAGCGGCCATTCGCCGTCTTCCGTTCCCCCTTTGTCATACAGTAGCAGCCCCATGTTTCGTTCGCTTTTCCGGAATAAGAAGCCGGACACCCATTCGGTTCGTCCACCCGTTTTGCCAGAGGGGATGCGCGTTTACGCCATCGGCGACATCCACGGCCGGGACGACCTGTTCGCCGAACTGCTCGACCTGATAGAAGCCGACAAGGCGGCGCGGCCGGGTGCCGACTGTGCGTTGATCCTGCTCGGCGACCTCGTCGATCGCGGTCCGTCGTCGGCCGCGGTCATCGACCGCGCCATTGTGCAAAGGGACCGATGGTCGGCCTTTCACTGGCTGACCGGCAACCATGAAGAAGTGTTCGTCAAGGCACTGACTGGCGATCTGTCGGCGCTCAAATTCTTCAGCCGTATCGGCGGCGAGGAAACGATTTTGAGCTATGGCATTGATGAAGCCAACTATGCGCGTATGACGTATGAGGAACTGTCGGTAGCGTTGATCGCGGCCGTTCCGGCGGCGCACCGGGAGTTTCTGGCGGCCGGCGAGGAATTGATCATCCTTGGCGATTATGTGTTCGTACATGCGGGCGTGCGGCCCGGCGTTTCGCTCAAATCGCAGAAGCCCGCCGACCTGCGATGGATTCGCGAACCCTTTCTGTCGGCAGGCGAAGATTTCGGGGGATTTGTCGTCCATGGGCACACGATCACTTCCACCGTCGACGAGCGGCCGAACCGGCTGGGCATCGATACCGGAGCCTATGCCAGCGGCAAGTTGACCGCCGCTGCGTTCGAGGGCGCCGAGCGATGGTATTTGTCGACCGGACAGTGATCCGGGCCGGTTTGCGAGAAGTAAACCGGACCAACCGAGTTGCAAATGCTTCTAAATACTTGTTCTGCAGTCTGGACGGGCCTAAACGGCCGGAGTGATGCGAAGCTGGAATTCAGTGGCTGAACTTGCGCTGTCATGTTTTGCGGTCGGCTCGTCGGAAGCGTCCGCGCGGCGGCCAATTTGCGGGGCGGCGCTGGCCCCGCCTTCGAAGATGTGAAGAGAGTGGTCGATTTGCACAGCCCGACGTCAGGTGCCGCGTGGCACGAAATGCTCCAGAAGCTGAATTATCGTATCACGAACGCGTTGCTGTGGCTGGCAGACCGGCCGCGCAACGAGCGGCGTGGCCTGGCGATCGCGATGGATGCCGTCCTTTGCGTCATTGCCGCGTGGGTCGCACTGTCCTTGCGCATTGGCAGCTGGGAGCTTTGGGATCGCTCGATCGCGATCGTCATCGGTTGCGCGCTCGCGTTCTGGTTTCCAATTGCATGGGCAACGCGAATCTATTCGTCGCTGATCCGCTTCGCAGGCGGACGGACGATGGCGGGTCTTGGCATCGCTTGCGCCTATTTCTCCGTTCCGATGTTGTTCGTCCTGATGGTCGTCGGCGTTCCGGGGGTCCCCCGTACAATGGGGCTCCTGCATCCGATCATCTTTCTGGCGTTGCTGACACTCAGTCGGCTCGTCATCCGGTTCGGGCTCACCGATATTCTCGGCATTATCAAAGGCAGTGCTAGCCGGCGGCGCGTGGCCATCTATGGGGCCGGACGCGCCGGCCAGCAGTTGGCGCTCGCGATGCGGCATGAACCGCATATGTGGCTCGTCGCCTTCTTCGACGACGATGCCCGGCTGCACGGGCAGCTGCTCGACGGCATCCCGGTGTACAAATCGACATCGCTGGACTCGCTGATCGACGAGTTGCAGGTCGACGAAGTGCTGTTGGCGATCCCGAGTGCATCGCGGGCGCGGCGGCGCGAGATCGTCGAAGAGAT
This DNA window, taken from Sphingopyxis sp. YR583, encodes the following:
- the tilS gene encoding tRNA lysidine(34) synthetase TilS, with product MSAPMLPPQKQKQAADRDVAGRLAGDLLALLGPGWHRLHYGVAVSGGPDSMALLWLMASLLPGQIWAATVDHGLRKGSDEEARMVAGFCEREHIPHSTLRPSAPITGSQQAAARTERYRLLEQWREANALNHIVTAHHADDQLETIVMRLNRSSGVGGLAAIRAKNGVILRPLLQWRRSELVHLALENDLPFVDDPSNSDDRFDRARLRHALRAQTALDPVAAANSAAWLAEADEALDWAVERLIASWPDASDIAVIRNDDYPAEMFRRIVALRLRANAPQLVLRGASLDGVIAAMHEGRRAMVGALLIDAVRGLEGTIWRISAAPRRKAPKKG
- a CDS encoding tetratricopeptide repeat protein encodes the protein MMMRQINFLGAATIALAAAMPAAAQDNTVVKRVERLEKEMRAVQRSVFPGGSPTFFEGEIAPDNTPGERARTNAPVIDLTARVDALESQLQTLTGQTEQNAFHLRELEKQFTAYKAEVEKRFADPAVVTEPAATPASLAPTVKPPAASTTTVKKPADKPAAKPATTDAARLALVKKVEVPASGNETKDAYDYGYRLWEAKLYPEAQAQLKTVVTKWPKSSQASFAQNLLGRAYLDEGKPSLAAVAFYNNYKDRPSGARAPHSLMYMGVALDKLGRKADACKAFRELDEVYGDKAPQDVRTDAAAAKTKAGC
- a CDS encoding helix-turn-helix domain-containing protein → MADEDVAPEQGELAITRTGDRLRLAREAAGLSLADVATRTRITQRHLAAIEKSDYSELPGRTYVTGFARAYARAVDLPEAEIGAAIRQELEEDAYGSRPLYEAYEPTDPARLPTARLTWTLVIITLLLASAYGVWRFLSVEPDEALIAAQNRDADASEAPQNDAAATPATKAGSAAAVAANAPVVLTGLSEVWIGFDDAKGKTENWRTLDAGETYQVPPEYIEQFTLRTSIPQALKVTVGGRDVGPIGAADTLVKNVSLKPADLIARAGGSGAAGTAPPATAPRPKG
- the hslU gene encoding ATP-dependent protease ATPase subunit HslU, with translation MNKDLTPKAIVAALDTHIIGQNAAKRAVAVALRNRWRRQQLSADLRDEVSPKNILMIGPTGCGKTEISRRLAKLADAPFIKVEATKFTEVGYVGRDVEQIARDLVEEAVRLEKDRRREAVRAAAEEAAMERLLDALTGKGASEATRQSFRQRIREGHLDDSEVEIEVADAPSMNFELPGQPGQMSMINLSDMLGKAMGGPPKKRRKLKVIEAATRLIEEEQDKRLDQDDVARVALADAEANGIVFLDEIDKIAVSDVRGGSVSREGVQRDLLPLIEGTTVATKYGPMKTDHILFIASGAFHVAKPSDLLPELQGRLPIRVELGALTEEDFVRILSETKAGLPEQYVALLGTEGVTLNFTPDAIARVAKLAADVNEKVENIGARRLQTIMERLVEEISFTAEDAPGTTLDIDAAYVDSQLADVVGDTDLSKYVL
- the hslV gene encoding ATP-dependent protease subunit HslV — translated: MTNPHAQSAAPWHGTTILSARSADKVVIIGDGQVSMGQTVMKPNARKVRRLHDGSVIGGFAGATADAFTLFERLEAKLERHNGQLLRAAVELAKDWRTDKYLRNLEAMMIVADKEVTLVITGNGDVLEPKGGIAAIGSGGNFALSAARALVDYEKDPEVLTRKAMEVAADICVYTNDQFTQEIIEIQA
- a CDS encoding class I mannose-6-phosphate isomerase is translated as MLTRLETIVVEKPWGRTDIPSDFGDFGGRRIGEIWFSNPAGDDAPIMIKFLFTSERLSIQVHPDDEAARAAGFPRGKEECWLILDAQRGAELGVGLTAETTREALHDAALDGSIVDMIDWRPSKTDDFVYNRAGTIHAIGPGLTVVEVQQNVDCTYRLYDYGRPRELHLDAGLKVSHPGPVHDPRDTVVDSKANHMLVSGPHFHLAQLAAPIDPALLAQATGELTFVPLSAGCRVAGESVGLGEAVLFTDPSAIEIDAGGRALLTWPA
- the wecC gene encoding UDP-N-acetyl-D-mannosamine dehydrogenase; this translates as MPIDTEQTVTVLGLGYIGLPTAALIARSGNKVTGVDVSQHVVDTVNNGKVHIEEVDLDGLVQGVVSRGALVASTEVAPADVFVIAVPTPHDDEHRPDIAYVLSAARSIAPKLAAGNLVILESTSPVGTTEKVAALLAELRPDLKIPGACTGAADIFIAYCPERVLPGRILIELVDNDRCIGGITPRCARRAMTFYRQFVRGACVTTSARAAEMVKLVENSYRDVNIAFANELSMMAEHMGVDVWEVIRLANRHPRVNILQPGPGVGGHCIAVDPWFLVHGAPDHSRLIRTAREVNLAKTAHVIGAAEMLVSQHPQARVACLGLAFKPNIDDFRESPAVEVAAALARRFGKQIEIVEPYARGLPMEFAGTGAELIDLDSALAECDLLIVLVDHDLFRSIPIEERGDKIVYDTRGLWLDQPNGGNGNRLHRAA
- the wecB gene encoding non-hydrolyzing UDP-N-acetylglucosamine 2-epimerase, which produces MFPVVHALRAQSGIDVRVCVTAQHREMLDQVLQIARITPDIDLDVMQANQTLDGLLARLVTGLGDVFDREKPDRILVHGDTLTTMAATLSAYFHKIPVGHVEAGLRSGNIYHPWPEEVNRKVAGAVADLHFAPTETAADALRGENVPADRIHVTGNTVIDALLATRARIDEEPALAAGLDPLVDRFADKRIIAVTSHRRENFGDGMKAIADAIAAIAARSDVAVVFPVHPNPHVRAAMEPILGGLNNVALIDPLDYPHFVRLLATSELVLTDSGGVQEEAPALGKPVLVMRETTERPEGIEAGTARLVGTDKARIVSEIFKLLDDKDAYSAMARAHNPFGDGTAAKQIAEIVARAH
- a CDS encoding metallophosphoesterase produces the protein MRVYAIGDIHGRDDLFAELLDLIEADKAARPGADCALILLGDLVDRGPSSAAVIDRAIVQRDRWSAFHWLTGNHEEVFVKALTGDLSALKFFSRIGGEETILSYGIDEANYARMTYEELSVALIAAVPAAHREFLAAGEELIILGDYVFVHAGVRPGVSLKSQKPADLRWIREPFLSAGEDFGGFVVHGHTITSTVDERPNRLGIDTGAYASGKLTAAAFEGAERWYLSTGQ